The following are encoded together in the Candidatus Bathyarchaeota archaeon genome:
- the moaA gene encoding GTP 3',8-cyclase MoaA: MIKDNFGRPVLNLRISVTQRCNLHCPYCHREGQEKEPNDSVVEMTATEIIRLAKIAISLGIRKIKLTGGEPLLRKDILDVVAGIAGLEGLQDLSMTTNGSFLESLAKDLRTHGLMRVNISLPSLMADVYNGLMDGNLEDVLKGVSAAVDAGLYPVKLNMLVLAGVNEDEIPAMIQFARKSDTLLQLIELEPINISKKYFERYLYPLDKVEADLAKRALHVEVRPYMQNRRIYHLPDGRVEVIRPTENTEFCAHCTRLRITSDGKLKPCLMVNTNLVDILTLLRNGATEEQLKKLFAETCRRREPYYKPPTYQVVK; the protein is encoded by the coding sequence ATGATTAAGGACAACTTCGGTCGCCCCGTTCTGAACTTGCGAATCTCGGTAACTCAACGCTGCAATTTGCACTGTCCCTACTGTCATCGCGAAGGTCAAGAGAAAGAACCTAACGATTCTGTTGTTGAAATGACTGCCACAGAAATCATTCGATTGGCAAAGATAGCCATTAGCTTGGGCATAAGAAAGATCAAGTTGACAGGCGGTGAACCTTTGCTGCGAAAAGACATTTTAGACGTTGTTGCAGGCATTGCAGGTTTGGAGGGCTTACAGGATTTGTCGATGACCACAAATGGGTCTTTCTTGGAATCCCTGGCGAAGGATTTACGGACTCACGGTTTGATGAGAGTCAATATTAGTTTGCCATCTTTGATGGCTGATGTTTATAATGGGTTGATGGATGGCAATTTGGAAGATGTGCTTAAGGGAGTTAGCGCCGCTGTTGATGCTGGCTTGTATCCTGTTAAGTTAAACATGCTGGTTTTGGCGGGCGTGAATGAAGATGAAATTCCTGCAATGATTCAATTTGCAAGAAAAAGCGATACGTTATTACAGCTGATAGAGCTAGAGCCCATAAACATCAGTAAAAAGTACTTTGAACGCTACCTTTATCCATTGGACAAGGTAGAAGCAGATTTGGCAAAGCGGGCTTTACATGTGGAAGTGCGACCTTACATGCAAAACAGGCGCATATACCACTTACCAGATGGAAGAGTTGAAGTAATCCGCCCTACAGAGAACACAGAATTCTGCGCCCATTGCACGAGGCTGCGGATAACTAGTGACGGGAAGCTGAAGCCTTGTTTAATGGTTAACACAAATCTAGTAGACATATTAACTCTTTTAAGGAACGGGGCAACTGAGGAACAATTGAAAAAGCTTTTTGCAGAAACTTGCCGAAGGAGAGAACCCTATTATAAACCGCCAACCTATCAAGTAGTGAAATAG